In Streptomyces sp. NBC_00704, a genomic segment contains:
- a CDS encoding cobalamin B12-binding domain-containing protein: MGVAGGPIRVVVAKPGLDGHDRGAKVIARALRDAGMEVVYTGLHQTPEQVVATAIQEDADAIGLSILSGAHNTLFAAVIELLKERDAQDIVVFGGGIIPEADIAPLKEMGVAEIFTPGATTASVVDWVRANVRQPAGA, translated from the coding sequence ATGGGTGTGGCAGGCGGTCCGATCCGTGTGGTGGTGGCCAAGCCGGGGCTCGACGGCCACGACCGCGGGGCCAAGGTGATCGCGCGGGCGTTGCGCGACGCCGGCATGGAGGTCGTCTACACCGGGCTGCACCAGACGCCCGAGCAGGTGGTCGCCACCGCCATCCAGGAGGACGCGGACGCGATCGGGCTGTCCATCCTGTCCGGGGCGCACAACACCCTGTTCGCGGCGGTGATCGAGCTGCTGAAGGAACGCGATGCGCAGGACATCGTGGTCTTCGGCGGCGGGATCATCCCGGAGGCGGACATCGCGCCGTTGAAGGAGATGGGGGTCGCGGAGATCTTCACTCCGGGGGCGACCACCGCCTCCGTCGTCGACTGGGTGCGGGCCAACGTCCGCCAGCCCGCCGGGGCCTGA
- a CDS encoding DUF5691 domain-containing protein — translation MNTGSSLPPPPAWEDLVTAALLGTDRRTPPGAAPGRGAPSALLDAAAAETVRRRAGLRPGPAAPRPRPAPEDRRPPLPPAAARRLALLLADRPGTAQGGRRGTTPDLVELLPQWLSAVNERGFAAPPESLPALLDAARARTDLRPAALRFAGPRALWLARLNPDWRFALRASPGGGTALPGPQEAGRIEQLWQEGLFAERVSLLAAVRARDPDAARELLEATWPTERAEDRLMFLDSLRAGLGPRDEPFLEQALADRSRNVRATAAELLSALPQSALAARMAVRAGACVAVDHTRDTPTLLVEAPHECDAAMERDGVSPNPPSGRGERSWWLGQLVEAAPLAGWPARLGGRTPEQIVAMPVADDWLGELHAAWCRAAVRQRDPDWSRALLGPPSAPGAGGPGAVSLAERAKLLGTLTAPVRAEWVAGFIAAHGLSEAFQLLGVCSVPWAAPLGRAVVDALNIARDAGSYPWSFSGVMGLAERCLDPSEAVRLDALLAVPDEQEDASPGAGGYWAEAFQRLCRTLRLRAAMTAELEVPA, via the coding sequence ATGAACACCGGCTCGTCCCTCCCCCCGCCGCCCGCCTGGGAGGACCTGGTCACCGCGGCACTCCTGGGCACCGACCGCCGCACGCCCCCGGGCGCCGCCCCCGGCCGCGGCGCGCCGTCGGCCCTGCTGGACGCCGCCGCCGCGGAGACCGTCCGCCGACGGGCAGGCCTGCGCCCCGGCCCCGCCGCGCCCCGCCCGCGGCCGGCCCCCGAGGACCGGCGCCCCCCGCTTCCCCCCGCGGCCGCCCGCAGGCTCGCCCTGCTCCTGGCCGACCGCCCCGGCACCGCGCAGGGCGGCCGCAGAGGGACCACGCCCGACCTCGTCGAGCTGTTGCCGCAGTGGCTGTCGGCGGTGAACGAACGGGGGTTCGCCGCGCCCCCCGAGTCGCTCCCCGCGCTGCTCGACGCGGCACGCGCGCGAACGGACCTGCGTCCGGCCGCGCTGCGCTTCGCCGGTCCGCGCGCGCTGTGGCTGGCCCGGCTCAACCCGGACTGGCGGTTCGCGCTGCGCGCGAGCCCGGGCGGCGGCACGGCGCTGCCCGGCCCGCAGGAGGCCGGGCGGATCGAACAGCTCTGGCAGGAGGGCCTGTTCGCCGAACGCGTCTCGCTCCTCGCGGCCGTCCGCGCCCGCGACCCCGACGCGGCACGCGAACTGCTGGAAGCCACCTGGCCGACGGAGCGCGCCGAGGACCGGCTGATGTTCCTCGACTCGCTGCGCGCCGGACTCGGCCCGCGGGACGAGCCGTTCCTGGAGCAGGCACTGGCCGACCGCAGCCGCAACGTGCGCGCCACGGCGGCGGAGCTGCTGTCGGCGCTGCCGCAGTCGGCGCTGGCCGCCCGGATGGCCGTCCGGGCCGGCGCGTGCGTGGCCGTCGACCACACCCGTGACACGCCCACACTCCTGGTGGAGGCGCCGCACGAGTGCGACGCGGCCATGGAACGCGACGGGGTGTCGCCCAACCCGCCGTCCGGCCGGGGCGAACGGTCGTGGTGGCTCGGTCAGCTGGTGGAGGCGGCCCCGCTCGCCGGCTGGCCGGCCCGGCTGGGCGGCCGGACGCCCGAGCAGATCGTCGCGATGCCGGTGGCCGACGACTGGCTGGGCGAACTGCACGCGGCCTGGTGCCGGGCCGCGGTGCGGCAGCGGGACCCGGACTGGTCGCGGGCGCTGCTCGGACCGCCGTCGGCGCCCGGTGCGGGCGGGCCGGGCGCGGTGTCCCTCGCCGAACGGGCCAAACTGCTGGGCACGCTGACGGCGCCGGTACGGGCCGAGTGGGTCGCGGGTTTCATCGCGGCGCACGGCCTGTCGGAGGCGTTCCAGCTGCTGGGCGTCTGCTCGGTGCCCTGGGCCGCCCCGCTGGGCAGGGCCGTGGTCGACGCGCTCAACATCGCGCGCGACGCGGGCAGTTACCCCTGGAGCTTCAGCGGCGTCATGGGTTTGGCCGAACGCTGCCTGGACCCGTCGGAGGCGGTCCGCCTGGACGCCCTGCTGGCCGTGCCGGACGAACAGGAGGACGCCTCCCCCGGCGCGGGCGGTTACTGGGCGGAAGCCTTCCAACGCCTGTGCCGGACGCTGCGGTTGAGAGCGGCGATGACGGCGGAGCTGGAGGTCCCCGCGTGA
- a CDS encoding SWIM zinc finger family protein produces the protein MTQQGVRWSVDQVLALAPDSASRKAGSKLGAAGPWSGTGSSREGAVWGLCKGSGSTPYRTVVDVVGGSGAPGPAYKCSCPSRKFPCKHALGLLLLWSGGEASVPDDGQAPDWAEEWLAGRRRTQDEREAGRAGSPSGPADPEGARRRAERRAERITAGATDLEERLTDLLRAGLATAEQAGYGLWEETAARMVDAQAPGLASRVRELGAVPASGPGWPVRLLEECALLHLLDRGWLHRERLPDALAATVRTRVGLPSSPQGPPVRDDWLVLAQYDRTDPKLTTRRIWLHGAASGRTALLLSYGAAGRAPELTLPVGLVLDAELSAHPGTGGLRASLGEQFAPPAPTGVRPPGGTTAEATARYGEALRDDPWRESVPVTLDDVIPVPDGDSWQLADATGGTALPLTTAARSRPGLWRLVALSGGAPVKVFGECGHRGFTPLTAWPTGPGNAVRLC, from the coding sequence ATGACTCAGCAGGGGGTGCGCTGGAGCGTGGACCAGGTGCTGGCACTGGCGCCTGACTCCGCGTCACGCAAAGCGGGGAGCAAACTCGGCGCGGCCGGGCCGTGGTCCGGCACGGGCAGTTCGCGGGAGGGGGCGGTGTGGGGGCTGTGCAAGGGCAGCGGCAGCACGCCGTACCGGACGGTCGTCGACGTCGTGGGCGGCTCCGGCGCCCCCGGCCCGGCCTACAAGTGCAGTTGTCCCAGTCGTAAGTTCCCGTGCAAGCACGCCCTCGGGCTGCTGCTGCTCTGGTCCGGCGGGGAGGCGTCGGTACCCGACGACGGGCAGGCTCCGGACTGGGCCGAGGAGTGGCTCGCCGGCCGCAGACGCACACAGGACGAACGTGAGGCGGGCCGGGCGGGTTCCCCGTCCGGGCCGGCCGACCCGGAGGGGGCGCGCCGCCGGGCCGAGCGCCGCGCCGAGCGGATCACCGCGGGCGCCACGGATCTGGAGGAGCGCCTGACCGACCTGCTGCGCGCCGGTCTGGCCACGGCCGAGCAGGCCGGGTACGGGCTGTGGGAGGAGACGGCCGCCCGCATGGTCGACGCTCAGGCCCCCGGGCTCGCCTCGCGAGTGCGGGAGTTGGGAGCCGTCCCGGCCTCCGGGCCGGGCTGGCCGGTGCGCCTGCTGGAGGAGTGCGCCCTGCTCCACCTCCTCGACCGGGGCTGGCTGCACCGCGAGCGGCTGCCGGACGCCCTCGCGGCGACGGTCCGCACCCGCGTCGGGCTGCCCTCGTCCCCGCAGGGACCGCCCGTCCGGGACGACTGGCTGGTCCTCGCCCAGTACGACAGGACCGACCCGAAACTGACGACGCGCCGCATCTGGCTGCACGGCGCCGCGTCCGGCCGCACGGCTCTCCTCCTCTCCTACGGCGCCGCGGGCCGCGCCCCCGAACTGACCCTGCCCGTCGGCCTCGTGCTGGACGCCGAGCTGTCCGCCCACCCGGGGACGGGCGGCCTGCGCGCCTCGCTCGGCGAGCAGTTCGCGCCGCCCGCCCCCACCGGCGTCCGCCCCCCGGGCGGCACGACGGCCGAGGCGACCGCCCGTTACGGCGAGGCCCTGCGCGACGACCCGTGGCGGGAGTCCGTGCCGGTGACGCTGGACGACGTCATACCCGTCCCGGACGGCGACTCCTGGCAACTGGCCGACGCCACGGGCGGCACGGCGCTGCCCCTGACCACCGCCGCGCGATCCCGCCCCGGCCTGTGGCGGCTGGTCGCCCTGTCGGGCGGCGCCCCCGTCAAGGTCTTCGGCGAGTGCGGCCACCGCGGCTTCACCCCGCTCACGGCCTGGCCGACGGGGCCCGGCAACGCGGTGCGCCTGTGCTGA
- a CDS encoding ATP-binding protein has product MSVSVDPTSVKPTGTEPSDALRPHAEEAFAAELAALAAQDDRPRPARWNMSPWAVATYLLGGVLPDGTVVTPKYVGPRRIVEVAVTTLATDRALLLLGVPGTAKTWVSEHLAAAVSGDSTLLVQGTAGTPEEAIRYGWNYAQLLAHGPSRDALVPSPVMRAMATGATVRVEELTRMPADVQDTLITVLSEKTLPIPELGQEVQAVRGFNLIATANDRDRGVNELSSALRRRFNTVVLPLPESVEAEVDIVARRVDQLGRSLDLPPAPDGFEEIRRVVTVFRELRDGVTSDGRTKVKSPSGTLSTAEAISVVTGGLALAAHFGDGVLRPADVAAGILGAVVRDPAADRVVWQEYLEAVVRERAGWTDFYRACREVSA; this is encoded by the coding sequence ATGTCTGTGTCCGTAGATCCGACGTCCGTGAAACCGACCGGCACCGAGCCGTCGGACGCATTGCGCCCGCACGCCGAGGAGGCCTTCGCCGCGGAACTCGCCGCGCTGGCCGCCCAGGACGACCGGCCCCGGCCGGCCCGCTGGAACATGTCGCCGTGGGCCGTGGCCACCTACCTCCTCGGCGGCGTCCTGCCGGACGGCACGGTCGTCACGCCGAAGTACGTGGGCCCGCGGCGCATCGTCGAGGTGGCCGTCACCACCCTCGCCACCGATCGGGCGCTGCTGCTGCTCGGGGTTCCGGGCACCGCCAAGACCTGGGTCTCCGAACACCTGGCGGCGGCGGTCAGCGGCGACTCGACCCTGCTCGTGCAGGGCACCGCGGGCACGCCGGAGGAGGCGATCCGCTACGGCTGGAACTACGCGCAGCTGCTCGCGCACGGGCCGAGCCGGGACGCGCTGGTGCCCAGCCCCGTCATGCGGGCCATGGCCACGGGAGCCACGGTCCGGGTGGAGGAGCTGACCAGGATGCCGGCCGACGTCCAGGACACGCTGATCACCGTCCTGTCCGAGAAGACGCTGCCGATACCGGAGCTGGGCCAGGAGGTGCAGGCCGTCCGCGGCTTCAACCTCATCGCCACGGCCAACGACCGCGACCGCGGCGTCAACGAGCTGTCCAGCGCGCTGCGCCGGCGCTTCAACACGGTGGTGCTGCCGCTGCCCGAGAGCGTCGAGGCGGAGGTCGACATCGTCGCGCGGCGCGTCGACCAGCTCGGCCGCTCCCTGGACCTGCCGCCCGCCCCGGACGGCTTCGAGGAGATCCGCCGGGTGGTGACGGTCTTCCGCGAGCTGCGCGACGGCGTCACGTCCGACGGCCGTACGAAGGTGAAGTCGCCGAGCGGCACGCTGTCCACCGCCGAGGCCATCTCCGTCGTCACCGGCGGCCTGGCGCTCGCCGCCCACTTCGGCGACGGCGTGCTGCGGCCGGCCGACGTCGCGGCGGGCATCCTCGGGGCCGTCGTGCGCGATCCGGCCGCCGACCGGGTCGTCTGGCAGGAGTACCTGGAGGCGGTCGTGCGCGAGCGCGCGGGCTGGACCGACTTCTACCGGGCCTGCCGGGAGGTGAGCGCGTGA
- a CDS encoding DUF5682 family protein, whose translation MSARETADPGGGREPAAGRPLLLGVRHHGPGSARAVRAALAAARPRTVLIEGPPEADALIPLVADEDMRPPVALLAHAVDEPGRSSFWPMAEFSPEWVALRWAVEHGVPARFIDLPATHTLAWERPEEARGKEEARGKGEPEGADEPEGAEKEKGAGEPGEGAQERGGPGAGASGGAGDADGAGRGSGGGRGSGGVDEGRDGLRRDPLGTLAEVAGYDDPERWWEDVVEHRAAGTKDPFAPFTALEEAMGALRETYDRDATGREDERDLVREAHMRIQLRVAQKEFGADGVAVVCGAWHVPALRSRTALAADRALLRGLPKVRTDLTWVPWTHRRLARSGGYGAGVDAPGWYAHLFASPDRPIERWLTKVAVLLREEDRIVSSAHVIEAVRLAETLAVLRGRPLPGLTETADAARAVLCEGSDVPLDLVRDRLVVGDVLGEVPAGAPAVPLQRDLDRLRRRLRLKPEAAERELALDLRKENDAERSRLLHRLRLLGVAWGEPVASRGSTGTFRETWRLRWEPELAVRVAEAGVWGTTVLAAATAKAETDAVASAGLARVTALAERCLLAALPDALPTVMRVLADRAALDTDVGHLAQALPALARSLRYGDVRGTGTGALAEVAAGLAERIFVGLPPACVSLDADAAEQMRRHVDAVHGAVGMLDGQAGLAARWRAVLRVLSRRDSVPGVVRGRAVRLLLDEGALDPGEAARLMGLALSPGTPPGDAAAWIEGFVGGGSGGGLLLVHDERLLALVDGWLTTVPTESFTDVLPLLRRTFSAYEPGVRRTLGELIRRGPGQRTARPGTHAGAPGFAGELDEGRADAVLPVIGLLLGLNPTAEAGRGTTNPGRTAEDVRDGAAMPGGRTAHDGMSDGDGTFGAGMAGDGASGAGTSGAGAAGGGGFGDGTSGRETDDGETGDEETDDGETGDEETDDGETGDEDTDDGKTGDEETGGGALVGVGT comes from the coding sequence GTGAGCGCGCGGGAGACGGCGGACCCGGGCGGCGGCCGGGAGCCGGCCGCCGGGCGGCCCCTGCTGCTCGGGGTGCGGCACCACGGGCCGGGGTCCGCGCGCGCGGTGCGGGCGGCGCTGGCGGCCGCCCGGCCCCGCACCGTGCTGATCGAGGGGCCCCCGGAGGCGGACGCGCTGATCCCGCTGGTCGCGGACGAGGACATGCGGCCGCCGGTCGCCCTCCTCGCCCACGCCGTCGACGAACCCGGCCGGTCGTCGTTCTGGCCGATGGCCGAGTTCTCCCCGGAGTGGGTCGCACTGCGCTGGGCCGTGGAGCACGGGGTGCCCGCCCGTTTCATCGATCTCCCGGCCACCCACACGCTGGCGTGGGAGAGGCCCGAGGAGGCCCGGGGGAAGGAGGAGGCCCGGGGGAAGGGGGAACCGGAGGGGGCCGATGAGCCGGAGGGGGCGGAGAAGGAGAAAGGGGCCGGGGAGCCGGGGGAGGGGGCGCAGGAGCGGGGTGGGCCGGGGGCGGGGGCGTCGGGCGGCGCGGGGGACGCCGACGGGGCAGGGCGGGGGTCCGGCGGGGGCCGGGGGAGCGGGGGCGTCGACGAGGGCCGTGACGGGTTGCGGCGGGACCCGCTGGGCACGCTCGCCGAGGTCGCCGGATACGACGATCCCGAACGCTGGTGGGAGGACGTCGTCGAGCACCGCGCCGCCGGCACGAAGGATCCGTTCGCGCCGTTCACCGCGCTGGAGGAGGCGATGGGGGCCCTGCGCGAGACGTACGACCGCGACGCGACGGGGCGCGAGGACGAGCGGGACCTCGTGCGGGAGGCGCACATGCGCATCCAACTCCGCGTCGCGCAGAAGGAGTTCGGGGCGGACGGAGTGGCCGTGGTGTGCGGGGCGTGGCATGTGCCCGCCCTGCGCAGCAGGACCGCCCTGGCCGCGGACCGGGCGCTCCTCAGGGGGCTGCCGAAGGTCAGGACCGACCTGACCTGGGTGCCCTGGACTCACCGCAGGCTGGCCCGGTCCGGCGGGTACGGCGCGGGTGTCGACGCGCCCGGCTGGTACGCCCACCTCTTCGCGTCGCCGGACCGGCCCATTGAGCGCTGGCTGACGAAGGTGGCGGTGCTGCTGCGCGAGGAGGACCGGATCGTGTCCTCGGCCCACGTGATCGAGGCGGTCCGGCTCGCCGAGACGCTGGCGGTGCTGCGGGGCCGGCCGCTGCCCGGCCTGACCGAGACCGCCGACGCCGCGCGCGCGGTGCTGTGCGAGGGCTCCGACGTGCCGCTGGACCTGGTGCGCGACCGGCTGGTCGTCGGGGACGTGCTGGGTGAGGTGCCGGCGGGCGCGCCCGCGGTGCCGTTGCAGCGCGACCTCGACCGGCTGCGGCGCCGCCTCCGGCTCAAACCGGAGGCGGCGGAGCGGGAACTGGCGCTCGACCTGCGCAAGGAGAACGACGCCGAGCGCAGCAGGCTGCTGCACCGGCTGCGGCTGCTGGGCGTCGCGTGGGGCGAACCGGTCGCCTCGCGCGGCAGCACGGGGACGTTCCGCGAGACCTGGCGGCTGCGGTGGGAGCCGGAGCTGGCCGTGCGGGTCGCCGAGGCCGGGGTGTGGGGGACGACCGTGCTCGCCGCGGCGACCGCCAAGGCGGAGACGGACGCCGTCGCCTCGGCCGGGCTCGCCCGGGTGACCGCCCTCGCCGAGCGCTGCCTGCTGGCCGCGCTGCCGGACGCGCTGCCGACGGTGATGCGGGTCCTCGCCGACCGGGCCGCCCTCGACACGGACGTCGGCCACCTCGCGCAGGCCCTGCCCGCGCTGGCCCGTTCCCTGCGGTACGGCGACGTGCGCGGCACCGGCACCGGTGCGCTGGCGGAGGTGGCGGCCGGCCTCGCGGAACGGATCTTCGTCGGCCTCCCGCCGGCCTGCGTGTCCCTCGACGCGGACGCGGCGGAGCAGATGCGCCGTCATGTGGACGCGGTACACGGGGCGGTGGGCATGCTGGACGGTCAGGCGGGGCTCGCGGCCCGCTGGCGCGCCGTGCTGCGGGTGCTGTCCCGGCGGGACAGTGTGCCGGGCGTCGTGCGGGGCCGTGCCGTGCGGCTCCTCCTCGACGAGGGGGCGCTGGACCCCGGCGAGGCGGCTCGGCTCATGGGTCTCGCGCTGTCCCCGGGGACGCCGCCGGGCGACGCGGCCGCCTGGATCGAGGGGTTCGTCGGCGGCGGCTCCGGGGGCGGACTGCTCCTCGTGCACGACGAACGGCTGCTCGCACTGGTCGACGGGTGGCTCACGACGGTCCCCACCGAGTCGTTCACCGACGTGCTGCCCCTGCTGCGGCGGACGTTCTCCGCCTACGAGCCCGGGGTGCGCAGAACGCTGGGCGAACTGATCCGGCGCGGTCCGGGACAACGGACGGCGCGGCCGGGGACGCACGCCGGTGCCCCCGGGTTCGCGGGCGAACTCGACGAGGGACGGGCGGACGCCGTCCTCCCGGTGATCGGACTGCTGCTGGGCCTGAACCCCACGGCGGAGGCGGGGAGGGGAACGACGAATCCCGGCCGAACGGCCGAAGACGTGCGTGACGGCGCAGCGATGCCCGGCGGTCGGACGGCCCACGACGGGATGTCCGACGGTGACGGGACGTTCGGTGCCGGAATGGCCGGTGACGGAGCGTCCGGTGCCGGGACGTCCGGTGCCGGGGCGGCCGGTGGCGGAGGGTTCGGTGACGGGACGTCCGGCCGGGAGACGGACGACGGAGAGACGGGCGACGAAGAGACGGACGACGGAGAGACGGGCGACGAAGAGACGGACGACGGAGAGACGGGCGACGAAGACACGGACGACGGAAAGACGGGCGACGAAGAGACGGGCGGCGGCGCTCTTGTGGGGGTGGGGACATGA
- a CDS encoding VWA domain-containing protein, whose amino-acid sequence MTVDDTAGTDAGRERLRRWRLVLGGDAADGTGHALSGRDAAMDGALTALYGKKEGPSSGRDRTAGLGASAPSVARWLGDIRTYFPSSVVQVMQRDAIERLGLSALLLEPEMLEAVEADVHLVGTLLSLNKAMPETTRETARAVVRKVVEDLEKRLATRTRAALAGALDRSARVSRPRHHDIDWNRTIAANLKHYLPEHGTVVPERLVGYGRASPSMKKEVILCIDQSGSMASSVVYASVFGAVLASMRSISTRLVVFDTAVADLTDRLDDPVDVLFGTQLGGGTDINRALAYCQSQITRPAETVVVLVSDLYEGGIRDEMLKRVAAMKASGVQFVALLALSDEGAPAYDREHAAALAALGAPAFACTPDLFPEVMAAALEKRPLPVPDAG is encoded by the coding sequence ATGACGGTGGACGACACGGCCGGGACGGACGCCGGGCGGGAGCGGTTGAGGCGCTGGCGGCTGGTGCTCGGCGGCGACGCGGCGGACGGCACCGGACACGCGCTCTCCGGACGCGACGCGGCGATGGACGGAGCGCTCACCGCGCTCTACGGAAAGAAGGAGGGCCCGTCGTCCGGGCGCGACCGCACGGCGGGCCTCGGGGCCTCGGCCCCGTCCGTGGCGCGCTGGCTCGGCGACATCCGCACCTACTTCCCCTCCTCCGTCGTGCAGGTCATGCAGCGCGACGCCATCGAGCGGCTCGGGCTGTCCGCGCTGCTCCTGGAGCCCGAGATGCTGGAGGCGGTGGAGGCCGACGTGCATCTCGTCGGGACGCTGCTCTCCCTCAACAAGGCGATGCCGGAGACCACGAGGGAGACGGCGCGGGCCGTCGTCCGCAAGGTCGTCGAGGACCTGGAGAAGCGGCTCGCCACCCGCACCCGGGCCGCCCTCGCCGGCGCGCTGGACCGCAGCGCCCGCGTCAGCAGACCGCGTCACCACGACATCGACTGGAACCGCACGATCGCCGCCAACCTCAAGCACTACCTGCCCGAGCACGGGACGGTCGTGCCGGAACGGCTCGTGGGATACGGGCGGGCGTCGCCATCCATGAAGAAGGAGGTGATCCTCTGCATCGACCAGTCCGGCTCGATGGCGTCGTCGGTCGTGTACGCCTCGGTGTTCGGGGCGGTGCTCGCCTCGATGCGGTCGATCAGCACGCGGCTCGTCGTCTTCGACACGGCGGTCGCCGACCTCACCGACCGGCTCGACGACCCGGTGGACGTCCTGTTCGGCACCCAGCTGGGCGGCGGCACCGACATCAACCGGGCGCTCGCCTACTGCCAGTCGCAGATCACCAGGCCGGCGGAGACGGTGGTGGTGCTCGTCAGCGACCTGTACGAGGGAGGCATACGCGACGAGATGCTCAAGCGGGTCGCGGCGATGAAGGCGTCGGGCGTGCAGTTCGTGGCGCTGCTCGCGCTGTCGGACGAAGGCGCGCCGGCCTACGACCGGGAACACGCGGCCGCCCTCGCGGCGCTCGGCGCACCGGCGTTCGCGTGCACCCCCGACCTGTTCCCGGAGGTGATGGCGGCGGCGTTGGAGAAGCGTCCGCTGCCCGTCCCGGACGCGGGGTGA
- the sucC gene encoding ADP-forming succinate--CoA ligase subunit beta, which yields MDLFEYQARDLFAKHDVPVLAGEVIDTPEAARAATERLGGKSVVKAQVKVGGRGKAGGVKLAASADEAVEHATNILGMDIKGHTVHKVMIAETAPEILEEYYVSFLLDRANRTFLSIASVEGGMEIEEVAETRPEAVAKTPIDANVGVTPEVARQIVEAANFPAEVADKVANVLVTLWKTFLEEDALLVEVNPLAKVASGDVIALDGKVSLDENAEFRQPDHEALQDKDSANPLEAAAKEKNLNYVKLDGEVGIIGNGAGLVMSTLDVVAYAGEAHGGVKPANFLDIGGGASAAVMANGLEIILGDPDVKSVFVNVFGGITACDEVANGIVQALQLLADKGEEVTKPLVVRLDGNNAELGRKILSDANHPLVQRVDTMDGAADKAAELAAAK from the coding sequence GTGGACCTGTTCGAGTACCAGGCGAGGGACCTCTTCGCCAAGCACGATGTACCGGTGCTGGCCGGTGAAGTCATCGACACGCCTGAGGCGGCCCGCGCAGCCACCGAGCGTCTCGGTGGCAAGTCCGTCGTCAAGGCCCAGGTGAAGGTCGGCGGCCGCGGCAAGGCCGGCGGCGTCAAGCTCGCCGCCTCCGCCGACGAGGCCGTGGAGCACGCGACCAACATCCTCGGCATGGACATCAAGGGCCACACGGTCCACAAGGTGATGATCGCCGAGACGGCCCCGGAGATCCTGGAGGAGTACTACGTCTCCTTCCTCCTGGACCGTGCCAACCGCACCTTCCTCTCCATCGCGTCCGTCGAGGGCGGCATGGAGATCGAGGAGGTGGCGGAGACCCGCCCCGAGGCCGTCGCCAAGACGCCGATCGACGCCAACGTGGGTGTGACCCCCGAGGTCGCCCGCCAGATCGTCGAGGCCGCGAACTTCCCGGCCGAGGTGGCCGACAAGGTCGCGAACGTCCTGGTCACCCTGTGGAAGACCTTCCTCGAGGAGGACGCCCTTCTCGTCGAGGTCAACCCGCTGGCCAAGGTCGCCTCCGGTGACGTCATCGCCCTCGACGGCAAGGTCTCACTGGACGAGAACGCCGAGTTCCGCCAGCCGGACCACGAGGCCCTCCAGGACAAGGACTCGGCGAACCCGCTCGAGGCCGCGGCCAAGGAGAAGAACCTCAACTACGTCAAGCTCGACGGCGAGGTCGGCATCATCGGCAACGGCGCGGGTCTCGTCATGAGCACCCTGGACGTCGTCGCGTACGCCGGTGAGGCCCACGGCGGCGTCAAGCCCGCCAACTTCCTCGACATCGGCGGCGGCGCGTCCGCGGCCGTCATGGCGAACGGCCTGGAGATCATCCTGGGCGACCCGGACGTCAAGTCCGTGTTCGTCAACGTCTTCGGCGGCATCACCGCGTGTGACGAGGTCGCCAACGGCATCGTCCAGGCGCTTCAGCTCCTCGCGGACAAGGGCGAGGAAGTCACCAAGCCGCTGGTCGTCCGTCTGGACGGCAACAACGCCGAGCTGGGTCGCAAGATCCTCTCCGACGCCAACCACCCGCTGGTGCAGCGCGTGGACACCATGGACGGCGCGGCCGACAAGGCCGCCGAGCTCGCGGCTGCGAAGTAA
- the sucD gene encoding succinate--CoA ligase subunit alpha, whose translation MAIFLNKDSKVIVQGMTGATGMKHTKLMLADGTNIVGGVNPRKAGTSVDFDGTEIPVFGTVAEAIEKTGANVSVLFVPPAFAKAAVVEAIDAEIPLAVVITEGIAVHDSAAFYAYAVSQGNKTRIIGPNCPGLITPGQSNAGIIPGDITKPGRIGLVSKSGTLTYQMMYELRDIGFSSAVGIGGDPVIGTTHIDALAAFEADPDTDLIVMIGEIGGDAEERAAAFIKDNVKKPVVGYVAGFTAPEGKTMGHAGAIVSGSSGTAAAKKEALEAAGVKVGKTPTETAKLAREILAAG comes from the coding sequence ATGGCTATCTTCCTGAACAAGGACAGCAAGGTCATCGTCCAGGGCATGACCGGTGCCACGGGCATGAAGCACACCAAGCTCATGCTGGCGGACGGCACCAACATCGTCGGCGGCGTGAACCCCCGCAAGGCGGGCACCTCCGTCGACTTCGACGGCACCGAGATCCCGGTGTTCGGCACGGTCGCCGAGGCGATCGAGAAGACGGGCGCGAACGTGTCCGTCCTCTTCGTGCCGCCGGCCTTCGCGAAGGCCGCCGTCGTCGAGGCGATCGACGCGGAGATTCCGCTGGCCGTCGTCATCACCGAGGGCATCGCCGTCCACGACTCGGCCGCGTTCTACGCGTACGCCGTGTCGCAGGGCAACAAGACCCGGATCATCGGCCCGAACTGCCCCGGCCTCATCACGCCGGGCCAGTCGAACGCCGGCATCATCCCGGGCGACATCACCAAGCCGGGCCGCATCGGCCTGGTGTCGAAGTCCGGCACGCTGACCTACCAGATGATGTACGAGCTGCGCGACATCGGCTTCTCGTCCGCCGTCGGCATCGGTGGCGACCCGGTCATCGGCACGACGCACATCGACGCGCTCGCCGCGTTCGAGGCCGACCCCGACACCGACCTGATCGTCATGATCGGTGAGATCGGCGGCGACGCCGAGGAGCGGGCCGCGGCCTTCATCAAGGACAACGTGAAGAAGCCGGTCGTCGGCTACGTCGCGGGCTTCACCGCGCCCGAGGGCAAGACGATGGGCCACGCCGGCGCCATCGTCTCGGGTTCCTCCGGTACGGCCGCCGCGAAGAAGGAGGCCCTCGAGGCCGCCGGCGTCAAGGTCGGCAAGACGCCGACCGAGACGGCGAAGCTGGCGCGCGAGATCCTCGCCGCGGGCTGA